The sequence below is a genomic window from Vespula pensylvanica isolate Volc-1 chromosome 1, ASM1446617v1, whole genome shotgun sequence.
GATAGCCGGGCACTAAGATCCCCACAGACCGAGTCAGATCGGCAGACCGTTCACAGACGGACTCCGGCAGGACAACACACGGCCTTAGACGGCAACCACAACAAACGCGCCGATCCTTTCTTCGCTCTCTTTAACTACTTGCTACGATCACCGAGGACGAGAAAAGTAGCCGGTCTGCCAGAAGCTAAGATCTCCGCAACCCGAGCGAAACGTGTCCACGAGTGTACCCGCGCCACACGCGATACGCCGAGCCGGCGAACTAACGcgtttcctttcctccttcttcttcttcttcttcttcttattcttactctTCTTAGTCTTCTTatacttctatttcttcttattcttattcttattcttttaccATTTGCATCTTCTTGTCAAGTGAAATATCGTGCGTGAGAAAATCGAAGACATGCTGTCGCTCAGCCTGACGACTTCCTTACTTATCGCTGTCACCGTGCTAGCTCTCATTCTTATCCTGATCGATCATCTTCGATCGGAAAAGGCTAGGAAACGCGAGAAAATTCTTTACTCGGAGGGATCGTTTCTACCAGAACCACCTGGTCCAAAACCTTGGCCAATTTTGGGATCCCTTCATATACTTGGACGTTACGATGTGCCTTACAAAGCCTTCGCCGATCTCGTCAAGGTCTACGACAGCCAAGTGATCAAACTTAAGATGGGATCGGTACCTTGCGTCGTCGTCAATGGactcgaaaatattaaagaagtaCTCTTCACCAAGGGACCGCATTTTGACTCCAGGCCAAACTTTGTTCGGTATCATCTACTCTTCTGTGGGAACAAGGAGAATTGtgagttttttttctctctttctacttacactttctctctctctctccctccctccctccctctctttctctctttcggaTCAGTTTCCTCGCGAAATTATTGAAGAACAATTTTCCCACACGTGCGTAACATATccacattaaaaataaaagataaattctcATCTCGTCGTAAAGAaagttataagaaaaaaaaaagaaaggaagaagatgaaaaattcGCTTTCACGAAAACACGCGTCAATGACAGATACGTCGATCGAGCGATGACGTGatatgagaaagaaggaaaaaagaaaaaagagtaaagtcGCTGATAACGCAAAACAACGTTCGTTTGTTGCAGTAATAAATTCGAGTCATAATTGCGAAAAAAACATACTTTTCctacaaaaataattcgaatggattaatggaaaaaaaaaagaagaaagagaagaaatgacGAAAATCCGTGAAAATCGAATCCATCAACACCTTCCTTTTGGAACGACCAAAAACTCGTTCCTCATGCTAACGACCTTGCTACTATAGTACGCGACACGTGAGCGATCCGGTCGGGCCACGCATACGAGTTTGCGTTCTCGCGAGTTACCTATCAGCGAGGAGTAAAACTCGTGTCGAGTGTGTAAGCGTTGACGATCCTCCCCGAACGAACGCGCGACGAAACTCGTGCTAAGGTCGACCGTCGAAGCGGTACCAAGTGCAAGTACCACTGCCTGTTAGAGGTCACGCTACCACTTTCACGCGTTCCAGCCTCGTAACGAGTTCCCCGCTTGTAAACAGGATCAAGGCTGATGATGTTTCGTTCCTCGATATCCAACGGGAAGATTCTCTCTCGTCgacctttattttttaattttacgagGGTATACGaaaagatgattttaaaaaggatTATTGGAAACTCGATCAACAGGGACGAGGAAGCTTATCTGTAAGAAACCGGGTCACACTTCCTGTTCTCATCTCATTTCGTCCGatctcgtctcttctctttcccttctctttctcttctctttctccttctctttctctttctctcagttgCAATTAGTTCGATTTCGAACGATAATACACGCTTGGCATATCGTTCGGTAAACCGATTGTAAAACCATTACTTTTGCCGAGTAGGCTCGATCGTAAGGCTTAGCTGTTATTTTAGCGTCGACCTTGCATTTCCGCGTACTCCGCGATCGATTCGCCGTTCGAAAAGgaggacgaaagaaagaaaaaatagagagagggaggaagggagaggaaCACTTGCGTGTACgcacatttttcctttctaccgGCGAAATTTCGCAAACGGCCGATCGACGCGATTCTGGAGTAAGGTCAAGTTTAATGTCAAGTGTCGATTCCTTCTCCGATTACGCTCTCGTAAATAAAGAATCGTGAAGCTTGGGAAATATCCAAATTGAAGGAGCGAGTTTCCCTctaaaatctttatttatttttatatattttctttcaattatttattttctttttttttttatttatttatttacagcTCTTGCCTTTTGCAACTGGTCCGAGTTACAAAAGACTCGTCGAGAGATGCTGAGAGCTCACACGTTCCCGCGTTCCTTTACGATGCGTTATAACCAGTTGAACGACATAATAGGTGCCGAGTTGGAAATCATGATGGATCATCTAACTTCGTTCTCGGGAGCAAGCGTTCATGCCAAACCGCTCGTTCTTCACACCTGTGCTAGCGTCTTCGTGAAATATTTCTGTTCTAAGAGTTTCACGTTCGAGTACAAACCGTTCCGCAGGATGGTGGAAAATTTCGACAAAGTATTCTTCGAGGTTAATCAAGGTTACGCTGCTGATTTCATGCCTTTCTTAATGCCACTTCATCAACGAAATATGACTAGAATGGCTAATTGGAGTCACGAAATTCGTCATTTCGTCGACGAAGATATTATTGGAGAACGATTGGACAAATGGACGTCTCTCATACCCGAAGAAGATTACGTCGATTGTCTGATAAATCACGTAAAGACCGATACCGAACCAACAATGACTTGGGACGTGGCTATGTTTGCATTGGAAGATATAATAGGCGGTCATTCGGCTGTTGGCAATCTTCTCGTGAAAATTTTAGGATTTTTGGCGACTCGACAACACATTCAACAAATGGCACAAAGAGAGATCGATTCGGTTGGCATAGAGGAGAAATTTGTTGGCTTGGGAAACAGATGTTTGATGCCTTACACCGAAGCTATCATCTTGGAAGCTATCAGATTGATCGCCAGTCCGATCGTACCTCACGTGGCCAATCAGGAGAGTTCCATAGCaggtaaattttcatttccaatcgtgaatgtttttatatttatattaaatgattttttatattacatcgttttttgttttcttttttttttttcctttttttctcaaggTTATAGAATCGAAAAGGAcacgtttattttcttaaacaaTTACGAATTAAATATGTCCGAAGAGCTTTGGATCTCGCCGAAAGAATTCATGCCGGAAAGGTTCCTTCGTGACGGAAGACTTCACAAACCGGAACACTTTTTGCCATTCGGAGGTGGACGAAGATCGTGCATGGGTTATAAGATGGTTCAGTATATAAGCTTTGCGACGATTGCTACGTTATTGAAAAACTTTACGATATTGCCAGTAGATAAGGAAAGTTATAAAGTACCGATCGGTACTTTGGCACTGCCAGAAAAGACCTTTAATTTCCGATTTGTTGAAAGACGGTAGAAATCTAACACGAAAACGTAATATTCTATCTAGACTTTCATCAGAATCCTTTATCTTAATTAGTCCTCGATAGAAACGAGCTTTACAATCTCTCTCgtaaaggaagaataaaaaataattcgaaagtgaaagacagagagagagagagagagagagagagagagagagagagagagagagagagagagagagttgccAAAGAAGATTCTCCTCTGacgtaaaatatcgaaaggaGGATCTAATGAAATTCCTTTAACAATCGAGAGAAGAATCTTCCTATCGACGAAATTTTACTAAGACTACTACAGatccaaaagaaagaaaaaaaaaagccaaCAACAAAAGAACAACAAACCGAAGAATTTTCACTTCGATCGGACCATATTATATCAACAACGAAGATATTCGATCTTCGGTATCGAGAGAGCTTTACTGACATTATTAGATCGTTAAGATAGCAAATTTGATCGAGCCATCATTGACACGATCATTACAACGATAATTTAGAAACGAGTCTCGTCAAGTTGATACGAGgattgaaaataatcgtgATCGCTTATTCAAAGtgtgcttctttcttttcttttttctttttgtttccgtcttttttttcatctttctgtctcttttttcttttttttttttttattacttgtcctttaaaaaatatcacattTAAACGTATCTATAgtattattgaagaaaaataatttcattattaaaagatCGAGATGCTCGAGATGGAACGATCTTACTCTTACAAGGAGACTCGTTTCGTGCTCATCAAGTTCGTGCCAAATCGCTAGCCAATCCTGACAATGAGATCCTGGCTTAGctaattttgtttaaagaaaTCGTCACGTATGTAGATACGAATTTATCCTTCGATAACATTTCGCAAGACAAAACGTCCGATAGTTTCGGTTTTGACTTTACTATCGCAAAGAACGtttctcttatcctttctatcaatttcaattaaaagaaagatcaatgaagaaagacaaattttaatgaaattagaatTGTCGATAATGCTCGACGACGAACTCGTTTATCTACTTCTTTTTAATGgataatattcaaagaaatacaGATGAGTCAAAAGTTCTTGAATGTATTGATCAAAAACTTACTAATCTCTAAagttttacaatttgaaaagaaaaaatttgacccggaaaagtttcgaagaaaatacaaaaaagaaaagtaacagGCTCTACTCTGTATACAAACtcttatcaaattaattagtGAAGATCTACAAGTTCGtatatctttcgatcgttcgactattattataaaatacataatcgattatttcgcTGTCGAtgatctcgaaaaaaaaaagaagaagaagaaagaaacaaaggaaacaaaaaaaaacaaagaaaacaaagaaaaaaaaagaaatgagaaaagattaattatctttccatttatcgcgaaattataaattcaaaatcgatgaaaagagaacGCGTTTGTAAGTACGTAACCGTAATGTATATCACACAGTACCTCGCcatctttttcataaatcgtCGATCAAACTTCATGACGCGGGGTGCAACAAAGTCTTGAcgttcgtttctccttttcgaAAAAGGGGCTCTCGTCGATTTTGAAATAGCACCTTGTAAGAGATAATTTATTCCTAGTTCTCGCACGCGAACGGCATATTAtcgattacgattattattactcttttaattaatgttaacGTTTCTCaatgttatcgttattatcgctTGATCTgctattatcatcattattattagtacTCGCGAGTATCGTCGTCACCTTTCCgccacgcacgcacacacacacacacacacacacacacacgcgcgcacacggCATCCTTCTACCCTCCCTTTTTTCCATCTTCCATTCTCACCCTTCACCCCCATGCCCACATCTCCCACCTCCCACAATCCTCAACGCGTTTCAACACATTAAATTGTACATTATTTTgtgtttgttatttaattatcgtgATTGTTACGAccttttgttaatttattatttaagattttaataataaaatagagaacAAAGATATGTGACATTCCtcattctttcgttatttcacattactattattaatgctagttagtattaattaattaatattatattaaaacacATTCGAAGCAGGTAATTCATTGTTAGTCCTACGtcgttttaatatctttaGCCTAATGCCGGTAACGtagtaataaatcatttcaaaaTCTTAAGTTGAGATCCGCGAACGTGGTTCTACATTATTTTATCCATTTAAAGAGCAGTACTCGCATATAATGTGATCGTCGACTATAGACGTTTGAAAATCATACGCGTCTTTCAGAAAGTAGTCTCGTCGGCtacgaattttttataaaaaaagacggaaaaaaaaatatagaaaagctTTATCTCGCACTCTATAcaatcgtataaatattcttgaaaCGTAAGCAAACAATTTTATCAAAGGTTtagataattacaaaaaaagatcttATCTTTAAAGTACATTCGTCTTCTTTATCAGAAACTTATACCGTATTTGTCGTTCCGTCTAAGGTGTGCCTATCTATATAACGTGAGTTTGTTCAAACAACTTccttcgtaaatattttcttctttgattgaCGATTAATTAACTATGATATCAAATCAATTGCAAAAAATTAGCTCTACaagttataaaaatgtttcgcTAAGTTAAAAATACTTGATTTcttatgtctatatatatacatatatatacacatatatttactatCTTATCATCTAAgtaatagattattatttacttaatataATGTCTCAATCAATCgcatatgaatattttcttttttgacaaTTAGAAAggtttcttttataatacttcGACGTTGTCGTTTAAACACAAGAGGCGAatcattagaaagaaaattaaattaaattaaaggcTTCCATCTAATCAGCCaggaatatatgtatgacAGAAAACTTGGATTAGGATATGAAACATGAGACTCTCTTCATAAATTCCTCCGATTGAGATCTAAATCTTATTTGtgtttccattttttaacgatatattttcaatatcgttGGAGAGTATTACGActgtatcatttattttcgaaatattttcactttttttctttccaaacaTATCCTCGATCTCGTTCAAAGATTTCCCTTTGGTCTCtggtaaaaataatagaacaaaaattgTCCCAGCTAGGGAGACGAtcgcataaaaaaagaaaacaccaTGTTTCCCCATATATGACAACATATCCGGATAAATTTTCACCGTTATCGAACTGAATATGTAACTGATGCAAGTAGTAAGTCCAGAAAGTAGATCTTTCACTTTGCTAGGATAAATCTCACCGATCATAGCGAAaggaatcgataaaaatcctAAGGTgcttaaaaagatatacattaAAATGCAGATAGCTGGTATGATACCGTTATCATTTATGACATATCCTTTATCGATGATGAACAGATAAATCGAGAGTGATGCCATGAAGAAGGTCATACCACTTCCAGAAATGATCGAAGGAATTCTTCGGCcatattttgaagaaaatattgtgATCAAGAAACTACCGAGCAATCGTGTTCCTCCTATAAAAACTGCTCCTATATAAGGATCTAAAGTAACACCAGCACTTCGAACTATATCTATCGCGTAATAGATCGTCACGAATATCCCAGAAAATTGTTGGAATAAAAAGTACAtcaagattattataaatggtATAAGAGCGTTCCTCTTAAATACATGTTTCAATAcgttcttcttattatttccttGTTGATTCCTTGGTTTCAGTTCTAAAAGAATATCCATGGTTACTGGATCATCCTTTGATATAccacgaaatttttttaatatctccaACGCTTCGTCCAAACGACCACGTTCTCGTAACCATATAGGAGACTCTGGTAGTACTAACAGGATTAGTGCAATCGATATAATAGGAAAGAGAGCACACATCAGAGCTATTAATCGCCAATCAtcctaaaaatatttgattgctaaatatctgtatttatataattatatatatgtatattaggtttaacaagaaaaagatatataaaattaatagaaaactttttaatatacctaatgtatattatatatatatatatataaataaataaataaataaataaatgtagtTAGATTTTagtttaaatatatcgattaattagaTTTTCCTACTTTTTACAAATACCTTTAATATATAGCCAAAAACATAAACGATCAAAATGCCCAAAGCAATGAAGATTCCAGTCCAAGTTATCATAACACCTCGCCATTTGACGTTAGCAATTTCACCAGAATAAACAGTCGTTGAAACAGAAGCTAGGCCTGTACTGATCCCAGAGATTACTCTACCTATCAATATCTGTTCGTAGGTGTTAGACATATAGATTATTATCCAACCGATGAAAGAGACTatcgaaacgataaataaagtTAACTTTCTGCCGTGTCTCATAAAAAAACTCGATAGAACGCAACCGACCGGTATACCCAAAGCAGATGCGGTAgctgtaaaataaataaaaaagaaaaaaagactaaaaaagaaagtaaaacgcAAAAATGATCTTAAGTTTCTCTTTAAAGACACTTAAGAAGTA
It includes:
- the LOC122630051 gene encoding facilitated trehalose transporter Tret1-2 homolog isoform X2 codes for the protein MRHGRKLTLFIVSIVSFIGWIIIYMSNTYEQILIGRVISGISTGLASVSTTVYSGEIANVKWRGVMITWTGIFIALGILIVYVFGYILKDDWRLIALMCALFPIISIALILLVLPESPIWLRERGRLDEALEILKKFRGISKDDPVTMDILLELKPRNQQGNNKKNVLKHVFKRNALIPFIIILMYFLFQQFSGIFVTIYYAIDIVRSAGVTLDPYIGAVFIGGTRLLGSFLITIFSSKYGRRIPSIISGSGMTFFMASLSIYLFIIDKGYVINDNGIIPAICILMYIFLSTLGFLSIPFAMIGEIYPSKVKDLLSGLTTCISYIFSSITVKIYPDMLSYMGKHGVFFFYAIVSLAGTIFVLLFLPETKGKSLNEIEDMFGKKKSENISKINDTVVILSNDIENISLKNGNTNKI
- the LOC122630051 gene encoding facilitated trehalose transporter Tret1-2 homolog isoform X1, with translation MNGNGLSMDIKMEWRNDEEMKKCERRGVIYQILMSFSANIAVLGPAMGFGYSAVVLGPLMSSSSDVKIDFNQANWIATASALGIPVGCVLSSFFMRHGRKLTLFIVSIVSFIGWIIIYMSNTYEQILIGRVISGISTGLASVSTTVYSGEIANVKWRGVMITWTGIFIALGILIVYVFGYILKDDWRLIALMCALFPIISIALILLVLPESPIWLRERGRLDEALEILKKFRGISKDDPVTMDILLELKPRNQQGNNKKNVLKHVFKRNALIPFIIILMYFLFQQFSGIFVTIYYAIDIVRSAGVTLDPYIGAVFIGGTRLLGSFLITIFSSKYGRRIPSIISGSGMTFFMASLSIYLFIIDKGYVINDNGIIPAICILMYIFLSTLGFLSIPFAMIGEIYPSKVKDLLSGLTTCISYIFSSITVKIYPDMLSYMGKHGVFFFYAIVSLAGTIFVLLFLPETKGKSLNEIEDMFGKKKSENISKINDTVVILSNDIENISLKNGNTNKI
- the LOC122630068 gene encoding cytochrome P450 307a1-like, producing the protein MLSLSLTTSLLIAVTVLALILILIDHLRSEKARKREKILYSEGSFLPEPPGPKPWPILGSLHILGRYDVPYKAFADLVKVYDSQVIKLKMGSVPCVVVNGLENIKEVLFTKGPHFDSRPNFVRYHLLFCGNKENSLAFCNWSELQKTRREMLRAHTFPRSFTMRYNQLNDIIGAELEIMMDHLTSFSGASVHAKPLVLHTCASVFVKYFCSKSFTFEYKPFRRMVENFDKVFFEVNQGYAADFMPFLMPLHQRNMTRMANWSHEIRHFVDEDIIGERLDKWTSLIPEEDYVDCLINHVKTDTEPTMTWDVAMFALEDIIGGHSAVGNLLVKILGFLATRQHIQQMAQREIDSVGIEEKFVGLGNRCLMPYTEAIILEAIRLIASPIVPHVANQESSIAGYRIEKDTFIFLNNYELNMSEELWISPKEFMPERFLRDGRLHKPEHFLPFGGGRRSCMGYKMVQYISFATIATLLKNFTILPVDKESYKVPIGTLALPEKTFNFRFVERR